Proteins co-encoded in one Pelobates fuscus isolate aPelFus1 chromosome 5, aPelFus1.pri, whole genome shotgun sequence genomic window:
- the LOC134612164 gene encoding thiamine-triphosphatase-like: protein MSHPSGPIEVERKFVPGPEVEDQLLTLGAVLQDEMKFQDSYYDSPDLRLTLADMWLRKRADSWELKHPLVRGARGLNGTSTQYQELNNEAEIICRVSEELGVPCPHNLESLQLEEFARFVTTRRKFLLPLDDNSNHNVVVDLDMTDFGFAVGEVEVLVQTKEEVQSALVKVDDICKKLGKYDRA from the coding sequence ATGTCTCATCCAAGCGGCCCAATTGAGGTGGAACGTAAATTTGTCCCAGGCCCAGAGGTGGAGGACCAATTGCTTACTCTGGGAGCTGTGCTGCAAGATGAAATGAAGTTCCAAGACTCATACTATGACAGTCCTGATCTACGTTTGACTCTAGCAGACATGTGGCTGCGCAAGAGAGCAGACTCGTGGGAGCTGAAGCACCCTTTAGTTCGGGGTGCCCGTGGATTGAATGGCACCTCTACCCAATATCAGGAATTAAATAATGAAGCTGAAATTATCTGCCGGGTAAGCGAAGAGTTAGGAGTCCCATGTCCCCACAACTTGGAATCTCTGCAACTTGAAGAGTTTGCAAGATTTGTGACGACAAGGCGTAAATTCCTGTTACCTCTAGATGATAACAGTAACCACAACGTGGTAGTGGATCTGGACATGACAGATTTTGGCTTTGCAGTTGGAGAAGTGGAGGTTCTGGTACAGACAAAAGAAGAGGTGCAAAGTGCATTGGTGAAAGTGGATGACATCTGCAAGAAACTAGGCAAGTATGATAGGGCTTAG